DNA from Triticum aestivum cultivar Chinese Spring chromosome 7D, IWGSC CS RefSeq v2.1, whole genome shotgun sequence:
ATATCAAAGTGTTGATGAACTATTCGGCCTTGCTATATGTTCAGGTGAATATAGACTCGTGTATAAGGAACTCATTATACCCACAATTAAAGGTTTTTGTTGGTTTTTCTTTACTTGGCAGTTCTTTCATTTATCGAATGCATGTGTGCTTTTCTGCAAACAATAATGCATGCGCTCATTTGTTGATTGAATCTTTGAAACCTATAGTACCCCCGAGTTTATTGTTATTATGTGTGGCCAGATTTAAAGTATTTTAAAGTCATGCATATTAATCGATCAAACTTTGCTTAAATAAAAGGAATTTGGCTAACTCAGTTGTATGTCATAAAAAGGTATATTCAAGGCCATGATTGCCGTCGACGGGCTTTTCCCAATGACACGTGGTGCCGGTGGCAACGAGGGAGGTGGTGAAGGAGGGGAAGTTGTGGCAACGGTAACACCTGACATCTCAGAAGGAAAAAAAACCGATATGTCTGAAACTAGGGAGAGAGATTGGTTTGAGGAAGGGATTAAAAGGCTCGACATAGATGGTGTGTGCTCTATATTTATTTAGATATTACAGTCTATACAAGATACATACAAATGAACAACCTATTCAGTTAGTATCTTATCAGTACTATTCAAATGATTTAACACTCTACTCAATCTAAACGCCACCAAGTAAGTTGAGATTGTGCCTACATGACCAAATGTTTGGCAATCATAAGGGTTTGGTGAATATTTCAGCAAGTTGATCCTCTGAGAAGATGAAATTGATGTGAAATTGTCTCTACGCAACTGGTTCTCAAACAAAATGGATGTCCACCTAAATGTGATGTGCTCGTGATAAACTTTATATGATAAGAGGAACGTCACACCTATGTTGTCACACCACAACACACAAGGTGATTTGAAGGAACTCCTAGTTCCGGAAGAAGGGACCAATGCTTGAGCATGATATTGTTGCCTCCTTGCGAGGAGTCCAGGTGATCAAATTACATCAATAAAAGATAGCATAACCTCCTGTTGATCATCATTCATCATTCTATCATCAATGTTCCCAGGCCCATCGGCATCCAAAAAGGCGGACAATAGGACATCACTTGATGGACGGAGACTCAAATCGTGAGTGGCCGTGAACTTGACAAACTGAAGTATGTGTTTCACGTGAGTATTCTGAGGAGCAAGAAGATACTTCCACAGTTTATTCACAATAAAAGGCACATCTGAGCAAGTCACCGTGACGTACTGGAGGCATCAATCACACTGCGGTAATGAGTagcttcttcaagaggaagaagagTGCTCTCTGAAGCAGACAACTTATCAGGAACGTTCATGGCGTGTTTGCAGGCTTCAACTTGCTCGTTGAAGAAGTTCAAGTACATATATTTCTCTTTGCCAAAGAGAAGACCATGAGAACGTGTAGAGAGCGAACCTCAGTAACAACAAACAGTGTAACTCGCCCAAGTCCTTCATAGTAAAAGCAGTCTGAAGCTGAAGAATGAGGCTATCAGTGGCAGTGGAGGATGAACTGGTCACAACAACGTCATCAACGTACACAAAGAGAAAAATGCTGACATCTTGCAACTGTGATATGAAAGTAGAGGTGTCAGAGTGTGGAGCCAAGTCCAGTGAGCACACTGACGAGGCGAGTATGCCATGCACGCAGGGCCTATTTAAGACCATAGATATCCATATCAAGATGACACAAATAATGTGGATACCTTGAGTGCTCAAAGCCAGGAGGCTGGTGCATGTATACTTCTTCCTCTAAAAAACCATGCAGAAAAGCATTTTGAATTTCAAGTTGACAAAGATGCCATGTAGAATGGTTTGAGGAAGAAATCGCACAGCTTGAAACTGCTGCCATGTAGTGCTCAATATATATAAGAGATTATAGTCCGTACAGGATACAAACAACTTAACAACCTAGTTGGTTAGTATCTTATCTATACAATTCAAACGATTTATCGAAGAAGGATGGCCAGTGTACGCACGCGTCAACGGTCTACCTGATCAAAATTATTATTGTAATTGTTGAAATGAAGATGAATGCAATTACACAAACGTAGGACGTCCGTAACTTTTCTTTAGGAAGCGGACACTCCTAATTAATCAACCAACAGCATGCTTAGTGCATGATGTCGGTGTCAAAGCAGTGGAGGCCGATGAACGCCATCTCGAACCCAGCACGCTGCTGCGCTGTTGACATACCGGGAAACCCATGGTCCTTCAGGTGTCCTCTTTGTTTGACGCCGGCTAAGCCTGCCGTCGGAGACCAACTACTTGATCTCTTCGGTGGTGAGCAGCGATGTGCAGTAACTGTAGATCAGTAGAAGGGCATCTCGCAGAAGACGAGCACTGCCAGGAACCTCTCGATAACCATGGATCTGCTAGATTCGGGCTCGAGCACCAAGCAGTCTATTGTGCTGCTGCCACCGCTCACTGGGGGAACTCGGACACGGTTGTTTGGTGCTTTCTTGGATGTTTTTCTTGTAGCGACCGAACCAATCTTGTGGAGATTTTATAGACACGGATGCCGTCCCTTGTGTTTGACTCAATGGAACCGATGATGTAGTTGATGGTGGATTGAAGATGCCACgcactaccggaatcgcaccctacGCCGACGGcgagggccgtcggcatagccctgataTGCCGTCGGGAcatgcctatgccgacggcccccgtcggcatagggccgtcggcaacatatccgtcgCCGCAGCccgggaggccgtcggcataggatcTATTCCGAcggtgtccgtacatctatgccgacggccctggccgtcggcaacgttccggtctaacggcggccgccgtcaagtgacGACCAACCGTTGCTCGCCACGTggctcatctatgccgacggcctagccgtcggcttagtttaaatctatgccgacggctaggccgtcggcatagatgccacgCGTCAGCAACTGGGCGCTCAGgccagccctatgccgacggcctagctgtCGGCATAGtttgtatttgattttttttcttttttctgtttgttttcaaatCAATTCAATTCAGATATACAACACATATCAGCAGatatatatgatggaaatagacataTAGAACACGTCTAAGTATCATCCGTCACCAtcacaacaatatatgcataagcatcatcataatcaacataaaGATAAGCATAAGCATATAAAGAAGCACGCAAGTCATCTAAAGGACCATCAAAGACCACAAGTTtatcatcatcaccacacacaagtcatctaaagaTACATAAGCATAAGCACACAAGTAACCAAatggcttaagcgccaggacgtcgagcaccgcggaggtcgtcaccgccaagaccgctgaagcccaggtcgtcactgctagcggcagcgctaccgccaagaccgcctccacctccgcctccgcctccatggatcggagtggtcgggctccgtgactcgggagtgctgcgaagaccaccgccaacagttgatccaccggttccctggatgttgaaaagacatattaacgggatatatgactgtgttgaaaggcatgatatgctttgagtgaatagattggggatgaactaaccggcgaggggccagcgttctgtgccacaaactcctcaaaggtcagcaacgttggttgtgctggaggaccctctgctgatggccattgaggacacctgccggccgccatttcctgaaaagcgtgctgcatctggcgatccctctgctgatggtatgcatgaaggcggtcgtgccacgccatggtctcctggcgtgtgtactccatgtaggcctacagtATGACATGATGAAACTCATAAAACAACTAAATGCGTAAAATAAAGTGAGTAATGAAGAtaaaagggaaaatacttacagtttgctgctcctgaaagagggacagtGACGGTGCACTGCTCATGGGCGTGCTCGTGTGCTCGCTCAGGGTCGGGTTgatccgacggagctgtgtgtaggagatagtaggagtgatcacagcatcgagaaccgcctcccgaccgtgctccttcggccccatgcccaccaccaccctttcgtccagatccgccgcaatggggtcaggtgtgtcaggatgtaacgccagatacccatcggagtaggccttcttcctatgcgcggtcttcttgccgtagtacttgggctcgccaggcttggtgTCCTTCCGCGTATGGGTGATCTCCCACGCttgcatgtgtgagagcggccgcttcagtttctcctcctgcaccaccaaacagaggttagtcatacataagaaagtaatggtaaatagaagaagaagaatgtttaatggggttagtcatacattaactgccttgtggagatagtggtttcggttcccctgagcatgtactccctccttccctcggttagccttgtttttgactctcatagccgcccaggctccagcctcatcacaccaaagatccaccaatgccacccaggactcgtcttttccataacaccaatttggtaacacctacataatgaaagcataatggcatgtcaacacgaaacggtgaaatgtaccacaaggtaatgaaagcataatgaaaaatcttttatacttaccttcaagaactcgtccctctccaaggtaatgcccatcctccgcgcgtcttccttggtcatcttcacaccaagatagtcatgatggtatgtcgagatggccacatagcgcacctcgtactgcatctggcgggccttcttcttgcattggcgcagcacgatctggtccgTTGTGGCCCTGTGCTCCgggagaactcgatagaatttctacaatcatgcacgaaacaagaatggaagaagccatgagttaaaacattcatgaaactagaatggacttgtgcttctgaagagaactcacccagaaagtggtgatcacggccttggcatgggtcccatggtccgcgtggagggtcgcttcccagtgctcccagctcgtggccaagacccgatggttcgggtgcctgactggatccggacagtacaaccccggccagtgtaacttcagcaagacggtgatgaggccgttgggaatacggacccctttagaatatatccagttgctgcaaaagaatgaactattagcatgtgacaagcaaaataaataacaaccggaatgagcatgtgacaagcaaaataatgaaattattataaagtggcacttactctttccccgtgggctcaatgagccacttctgctcctcagtagcatgaaactgctttggtagctttgcgttaccacgcagccaccccttgttgtcaaccccctccccaccaccaccatcatccccgccaccaccctcctcctcgcctgcctccccctccccaacctcctcctcatcctcctcctcctcgtcctcctccaccacctcctcctcggccccatcccgaacctcctcctccttgcctacctcgtcctcctcctcctcctcaccagaggagggtacctcactagaggagggtacctcactagaggatggcctcgaagacaacacccctaagtcggtgagggtgcgctctttctggccgcgaccccctaTAGTGGCTCTCCCCCCGGTTGTGTGAggttggcatatatccgtgcgtgaGAAGGTGCTCACTCATttccgtctgatttctacggtgatgtctggcacatctcgcacaggggcatggtgggataattctcattggacgacggaatatctccttcaaatacacatcggttttcgcgatccactctgatgttactcgattccgacggataaaaccactgtacatccactgattatctgccatcctctgcttttttgcaagccacacaacataattaaggattcacttaaattaatcacatcaaattttcagtttctaccgcgttgaatccacctacatctctaataggtaaagatgcgtcctaatcccacccgaggatgtgtagattgagtacgttctccattctaccccgttccgagacaaaatttcggcagcacctccccgctgttctccagatacacgtctcggcaaatagccgagagaatgtgctccggagaacaatggggaggcgccgccgaaatcctgtctcggaacagggtagaacatggagaacataaccaatctacacatcctcgggctatccgtggaaaacgctggacaatctgaaagagctgcggtgataaatatgcaattgaatgcatatttatcgatgcaaccctttcagacgggagacgcctaggttacgcaagttgacttgagaatgaaatctagtgacatgattcgtagctcaccctcggctAAGTATTCGAATAGCAGACGGACGACCGGGGACCAACAGCTCCTACGCCGATCACTTCACCAAGATGGAACACCACAGAACCTGCACCGTGACAATAATTAAGTACATCACAatatattcatcatcatcatctaacaaTCACCGAATCATAAAAATCAGCATCCTATATCATCTCTTCCGCAAAAAAATCATtatctatcatcaacatcatcatctatcatcatcaacatcatcatctatcatGTAACAATCATCATACATTTGCAACTATCATCAAAAAATCTATCATCTAACATCATGCCCCTTGTTAAAAAAATTGCATTTGTTGCATTTCTCACATTTGTAACTATCATCAAATCATCTATCATCTAACTATGCATCCATCCATCTAGTTACATAACTATGAACAATGACAAAATTAAGAAAAAAATCtacagagagggagggagggagctcaCCGTGGGGGAGGGCCGGCTCGGGTGGAGGGGCAGGCACGGACGACGGGCCAGAGCAGGCGGTGGAGGGCCACCGCGGCGGTGGCCTTGCGCGGGGAAGGGCCGGCCGCGCGCGGGGCAGAGGCGAGGGCGGCCGGGTCCGGGACGGGGTGGACGAGGCAGCGACGNNNNNNNNNNNNNNNNNNNNNNNNNNNNNNNNNNNNNNNNNNNNNNNNNNNNNNNNNNNNNNNNNNNNNNNNNNNNNNNNNNNNNNNNNNNNNNNNNNNNNNNNNNNNNNNNNNNNNNNNNNNNNNNNNNNNNNNNNNNNNNNNNNNNNNNNNNNNNNNNNNNNNNNNNNNNNNNNNNNNNNNNNNNNNNNNNNNNNNNNNNNNNNNNNNNNNNNNNNNNNNNNNNNNNNNNNNNNNNNNNNNNNNNNNNNNNNNNNNNNNNNNNNNNNNNNNNNNNNNNNNNNNNNNNNNNNNNNNNNNNNNNNNNNNNNNNNNNNNNNNNNNNNNNNNNNNNNNNNNNNNNNNNNNNNNNNNNNNNNNNNNNNNNNNNNNNNNNNNNNNNNNNNNNNNNNNNNNNNNNNNNNNNNNNNNNNNNNNNNNNNNNNNNNNNNNNNNNNNNNNNNNNNNGAGGTCGGGGGAGGGAGGGCCGGCCGCGCGGGGATGTGTCGAGGGAGGCCGGGGCGGGCGGATAGAGCGGCGGCGCGGGCTGATCCgcgcggagacgacggcggcgtgTGCGGATCtaggcggcggcgcggtgcgggtCGACGTGCGGGCGGGGGGGTGAGACAGAGAGGgaattggtggaggaggatggGCGGAGGAGGATGAACAGCGAGTGGATAAGGTCACCCCTATgtcgacggcctggccgtcggcataggctggGTCCACAAGTCAGTGGAGCGGGAGGAGTGGATAAggtggccctatgccgacggccaggccgtcggcataggagtGGTCCCACCTGACAGCGAGAGGGCCATCGAGTGGATAAGGGTGGCTCTATGCcaacggccaggccgtcggcatagataggaggcctatgccgacggctatgccgtaggcatagatggcaactactttttttttgaaaaaatagtcccacctcgccgggggaaaagcaatttgacctgtttaaatagttcactaatccatacgttataagctccggtattcattagacttaTATGAAGAAAATGGACAATTACTGTGAACTTTTCAGTGCCCGGGCAGCCGGCCCGGTGCCCGAGCACTAAAAGGTTCACAGTGATAGTACATTTtcaatgatgaataccggagtttttAATCAATTCAATTATTACATTTTTATATTCTTAGTTTACCGTCTGTATGGGACCCGGTACCCGGTCCGACGCCTGTGACACCGGGACCCTGGGGGTTACGCGGTACGGGGGccgtggggggtagcaatgccactcgagcttagccgtcggcatagatggacatGCCACGTCcgacgaaagtcaaagggctagacccggcggtcgtctgtgtcagggATAGACAGGACGGGGTACCTGTGGGcgaggggggtagcaatgccgtccgtgaggggggccacaccccggagacgcgtgccgcctcttcgtacatgccaccacaccaccccgcatgtatgaggccccggtccgacgctccggtggcattgcgaccccccagggccccgtcccgcctaaccctgtagcgttagaccacgagatctagccctttggagcaacatccgggccaaacccacagcaagatcccctccgtgtagacctgacgcgtctgtttcacccctccaggtgccggcggcggcgccatccgtgaggggggccacagcccggagacgcgtgccgcctctccGGACATGCCACCACANNNNNNNNNNNNNNNNNNNNNNNNNNNNNNNNNNNNNNNNNNNNNNNNNNNNNNNNNNNNNNNNNNNNNNNNNNNNNNNNNNNNNNNNNNNNNNNNNNNNNNNNNNNNNNNNNNNNNNNNNNNNNNNNCAGGACGGGGTACCTGTGggcgggggtagcaatgccatccgtgagggggccacaccccggagacgcgtgccaccacttcgtacatgccaccacaccatcccgca
Protein-coding regions in this window:
- the LOC123170722 gene encoding uncharacterized protein is translated as MRVKNKANRGKEGVHAQGNRNHYLHKAVNEEKLKRPLSHMQAWEITHTRKDTKPGEPKYYGKKTAHRKKAYSDGYLALHPDTPDPIAADLDERVVVGMGPKEHGREAVLDAVITPTISYTQLRRINPTLSEHTSTPMSSAPSLSLFQEQQTLFYEFHHVIL